From a region of the Daphnia pulicaria isolate SC F1-1A chromosome 1, SC_F0-13Bv2, whole genome shotgun sequence genome:
- the LOC124312864 gene encoding selenocysteine-specific elongation factor-like: MSTLNINLGVLGHVDSGKTTLVKALSSIASTACFDKNPQSKERGITLDLGFSSFSVDLPDHVKCDISSLYTKLQFTLVDCPGHASLIKTIIGGAQIIDLMLLVIDITKGMQTQTAECLVIGEITCNQMIVVLNKIDLIPNEKRQLTIEKMTKKIQLTLKNTKFHSCTIVAVSACSDTSELASNGISNLIEILKQLVFIPKRDTSGSFLFSVDHCFPIKGQGTVMTGTVLQGKISINDAIEIPMLKLTRKVKSMQMFHQGVESAFQGDRLGICVTQFDPKLLERGMACSPGSLPMAYGLIVNVDKVVYYKQTIKNKTKYHITLGHETVMARIHLFQSAVPELNFDIDYKYCDEIAEKTGDFFFAVLEFDHPVPVVPRGLIIGSKFDTDIHSNTCRIAFKGNVLFVFGDENYRGDLVRLKVYKTKVREGVVERMTSSCEVIGKNLVKKETNVQPFINLKVTLSTGEIGIIEGSFGQSGKIKIRFMDGLKDNTQLLLAALNKKKKPQESSASDEKNVQVKIFLSFKRYIYDPHKKMIQT; the protein is encoded by the exons ATGTCTACCCTTAATATCAATTTAGGAGTTTTAGGTCATGTTGACAGTGGGAAGACTACTTTGGTGAAAGCTTTGAGTTCGATTGCAAGCACAGCATGTTTCGATAAAAATCCtcaatcaaaagaaagagGAATCACACTTGATTTAGGTTTCAGTTCGTTTTCTGTTGATTTACCTGATCATGTCAAATGTGATATTTCATCACTCTACACCAAACTTCAATTTACCCTTG TTGACTGCCCAGGACATGCATCTCTCATCAAAACAATTATAGGAG GTGCCCAAATTATCGATTTGATGTTATTAGTAATTGATATTACAAAG GGAATGCAAACACAAACAGCTGAGTGCCTTGTTATAGGAGAAATCACATGTAATCAAATGATAGTTGTTCTGaacaaaattgatttgattcccAATGAAAAACGCCAGCTAACAATAGAAAAG ATgactaaaaaaattcaactgacTCTAAAGAATACTAAATTCCATAGTTGTACCATTGTTGCTGTTTCAGCGTGTTCCGATACTTCAGAATTGGCATCTAATGGGATATCTAATCTCATTGAAATTCTTAAACAGTTGGTGTTCATTCCAAAACGTGATACATCTGGTAGTTTCTTATTTTCAGTTGACCATTGCTTTCCTATAAAAGGGCAAGGAACTGTGATGACTGGAACAGTTCTTCAAGGAAAAATATCGATCAATGAT GCTATCGAAATACCAATGCTAAAGTTAACGCGGAAAGTCAAATCTATGCAAATGTTTCATCAAGGTGTAGAAAGCGCATTTCAAGGCGATCGATTGGGCATATGTGTTACACAGTTTGATCCCAAACTATTGGAAAGAGGAATGGCATGCTCACCTGGATCCTTGCCGATGGCTTACGGGTTGATAGTGAATGTGGATAAAGTTGTTTACTACAAACAAACCattaaaaacaagacaaagtaTCATATTACTTTGGGGCACGAGACTGTAATGGCTCGAATACATTTATTCCAATCGGCCGTTCCAGAGCTGAATTTTGACATCGATTACAAATATTGTGATGAAATTGCAGAGAAAAC AGgggattttttctttgctgtttTAGAATTTGACCATCCGGTCCCTGTGGTTCCCAGAGGCTTGATAATAGGTTCTAAGTTTGACACTGATATCCACAGTAATACATGTCGCATTGCCTTTAAAGGAAATGTTCTTTTCGTGTTTGGGGACGAAAATTACAGAGGAGATCTTGTACGGTTGAAAGTTTATAAAACAAAAGTCAGA GAAGGTGTCGTTGAACGGATGACTTCGTCGTGCGAAGTTATTGGAAAGAActtagttaaaaaagaaactaatgTTCAGCCGTTCATTAACCTAAAGGTTACTTTGTCAACTGGGGAAATAGGAATAATTGAAGGATCATTTGGTCAGAGtggcaaaatcaaaattcgttTCATGG ATGGTTTAAAAGACAACACACAACTACTTTTAGCTGCcctcaacaagaaaaagaaaccgcAGGAATCGTCGGCATCTGATGAAAAAAATGTGcaagtaaaaatatttctttcgtTTAAACGATATATATACGATCCTCACAAAAAGATGATTCAGACATAA
- the LOC124312871 gene encoding syntaxin-6-like, with protein MSLEDPFFVVKDEVTKALNRTRGLYQHWQHLRKEGIVFSKDEVQKTTAELRNSIRSIEWDLEDLEDTIAIVEKNPSRFRLNSAEVVQRRFFVQQTRDEIGNIKEKLQIMRGQDFDQSAKKPLLENSSPIRHAPKNSSAGYVRIPIQGDQEDGDDDRQMKSVLQQQASLVKQQDEQLVLISGSVGTLKSMSRRIGSELDEQALILDDMGHEMENTETKMDSTLKKMAKVLRMSNDRRQWIAIGILTGLMVIVIILFYVL; from the exons ATGTCTCTCGAAGatccattttttgttgtaaagGA TGAAGTTACGAAAGCTTTGAATCGCACAAGGGGGCTGTATCAACATTGGCAGCATCTTCGAAAAGAGGGAATTGTATTTTCTAAAGACGAAGTTCAGAAAACAACAGCAGAATTAAGAAATTCAATCAGGAGCATAGAGTGGGATCTAGAAGACCTGGAAGACACCATTG caattgtGGAAAAAAATCCTAGCCGATTCCGACTTAATAGTGCCGAAGTTGTCCAACGAAGATTTTTTGTCCAGCAAACCAGAGACGAAATCgggaatataaaagaaaagctaCAAATCATGAGAGGCCAAGACTTTGATCAATCTGCgaaaaag CCACTGCTTGAAAATTCGAGTCCTATTCGACATGCCCCCAAGAATTCATCTGCAGGCTATGTTCGGATCCCAATTCAA GGTGATCAAGAAGATGGAGATGATGATAGACAAATGAAAAGTGTATTGCAGCAGCAGGCCTCATTAGTAAAACAACAGGATGAACAGCTAGTTCTAATATCAGGATCTGTTGGTACTTTGAAAAGTATGTCGCGACGGATCGGTAGCGAACTTGATGAACAAGCACT aatACTTGATGATATGGGACACGAAATGGAAaacacagaaacaaaaatggactccactttaaaaaaaatggcaaaggTTCTACGTATGTCTAACG atCGCCGCCAATGGATTGCTATAGGAATTTTAACTGGGCTGATGGTTATCGTGATTATActattttatgttttgtaa
- the LOC124320834 gene encoding uncharacterized protein LOC124320834 isoform X2: protein MIQSSRQAMQNVDGFKWRNNLNVEANASNASVRKRPKVDKPPTTSKRKKVDSTAPSMEVTSTIQETIDIHQAAEEAIFDPLPDVMNKNVAVVIEDSTVTSPSMEASSTNFKSNFVTFQSLVTLSMIPKNWIWSFDQIKQMIYCISMDQLPNGNYNVKSVHFQNKQEVMYYVNRKNIPSSTTALSNHFTTVENITQLIKDFNDRKICSCIPH from the exons ATG atACAATCTAGCCGACAAGCAATGCAAAATGTTGATGGTTTTAAATGGAGAAATAACCTTAATG TGGAAGCAAATGCTAGCAATGCATCAGTAAGGAAACGACCAAAAGTAGACAAACCACCTACTacgtcaaagagaaaaaaagttgacagtACAG CACCCTCCATGGAAGTTACCTCTACTATTCAAGAAACAATCGACATTCACCAG GCTGCTGAAGAAGCTATTTTTGATCCACTTCCTGATGTAATGAACAAAAACGTTGCTGTTGTCATTGAAGATTCGACAGTTACATCACCTTCTATGGAAGCAAGCTCTACTAATTTCAAGTCTAATTTTGTGACATTTCAGTCACTAGTAACTTTATCAATGATACCAAAGAATTGGATATGGTCTTTTgatcaaatcaaacaaatgatTTATTGCATTTCGATGGATCAACTACCAAATGGAAATTATAATGTGAAAAGTGtacattttcaaaacaaacaagaagtaATGTATTATGTCAACAGAAAGAACATTCCATCAAGCACTACTGCTTTGTCAAACCATTTCACAACAGTTGAAAATATAACGCAATTGATAAAGGATTTCAACGATCGAAAAATTTGTTCATGCATTCCTCATTAA
- the LOC124320834 gene encoding uncharacterized protein LOC124320834 isoform X3: MIQSSRQAMQNVDGFKWRNNLNVEANASNASVRKRPKVDKPPTTSKRKKVDSTAPSMEVTSTIQETIDIHQAAEEAIFDPLPDVMNKNVAVVIEDSTVTSPSMEASSTNFKSNFVTFQSLVTLSMIPKNWIWSFDQIKQMIYCISMDQLPNGNYNVKSVHFQNKQEVMYYVNRKNIPSSTTALSNHFTTVENITQLIKDFNDRKICSCIPH; this comes from the exons ATG atACAATCTAGCCGACAAGCAATGCAAAATGTTGATGGTTTTAAATGGAGAAATAACCTTAATG TGGAAGCAAATGCTAGCAATGCATCAGTAAGGAAACGACCAAAAGTAGACAAACCACCTACTacgtcaaagagaaaaaaagttgacagtACAG CACCCTCCATGGAAGTTACCTCTACTATTCAAGAAACAATCGACATTCACCAGGCTGCTGAAGAAG CTATTTTTGATCCACTTCCTGATGTAATGAACAAAAACGTTGCTGTTGTCATTGAAGATTCGACAGTTACATCACCTTCTATGGAAGCAAGCTCTACTAATTTCAAGTCTAATTTTGTGACATTTCAGTCACTAGTAACTTTATCAATGATACCAAAGAATTGGATATGGTCTTTTgatcaaatcaaacaaatgatTTATTGCATTTCGATGGATCAACTACCAAATGGAAATTATAATGTGAAAAGTGtacattttcaaaacaaacaagaagtaATGTATTATGTCAACAGAAAGAACATTCCATCAAGCACTACTGCTTTGTCAAACCATTTCACAACAGTTGAAAATATAACGCAATTGATAAAGGATTTCAACGATCGAAAAATTTGTTCATGCATTCCTCATTAA
- the LOC124320834 gene encoding uncharacterized protein LOC124320834 isoform X1: MIQSSRQAMQNVDGFKWRNNLNVEANASNASVRKRPKVDKPPTTSKRKKVDSTAPSMEVTSTIQETIDIHQAAEEGIVDPLPDSIKENLAVVIEDTTVASPSMEATSTIQESMDIPQAAEEAIFDPLPDVMNKNVAVVIEDSTVTSPSMEASSTNFKSNFVTFQSLVTLSMIPKNWIWSFDQIKQMIYCISMDQLPNGNYNVKSVHFQNKQEVMYYVNRKNIPSSTTALSNHFTTVENITQLIKDFNDRKICSCIPH, from the exons ATG atACAATCTAGCCGACAAGCAATGCAAAATGTTGATGGTTTTAAATGGAGAAATAACCTTAATG TGGAAGCAAATGCTAGCAATGCATCAGTAAGGAAACGACCAAAAGTAGACAAACCACCTACTacgtcaaagagaaaaaaagttgacagtACAG CACCCTCCATGGAAGTTACCTCTACTATTCAAGAAACAATCGACATTCACCAGGCTGCTGAAGAAGGAATTGTTGATCCACTTCCTGattcaatcaaagaaaatcttgCTGTTGTCATTGAAGATACGACAGTTGCATCGCCTTCTATGGAAGCTACCTCTACTATTCAAGAATCAATGGACATTCCCCAGGCTGCTGAAGAAGCTATTTTTGATCCACTTCCTGATGTAATGAACAAAAACGTTGCTGTTGTCATTGAAGATTCGACAGTTACATCACCTTCTATGGAAGCAAGCTCTACTAATTTCAAGTCTAATTTTGTGACATTTCAGTCACTAGTAACTTTATCAATGATACCAAAGAATTGGATATGGTCTTTTgatcaaatcaaacaaatgatTTATTGCATTTCGATGGATCAACTACCAAATGGAAATTATAATGTGAAAAGTGtacattttcaaaacaaacaagaagtaATGTATTATGTCAACAGAAAGAACATTCCATCAAGCACTACTGCTTTGTCAAACCATTTCACAACAGTTGAAAATATAACGCAATTGATAAAGGATTTCAACGATCGAAAAATTTGTTCATGCATTCCTCATTAA